A genome region from Candidatus Melainabacteria bacterium RIFOXYA2_FULL_32_9 includes the following:
- a CDS encoding precorrin-3B C(17)-methyltransferase, which produces MSKGEIYIVSTGTGNIQQLTGNAVECLNKADLIVGYSKYIKDIESLIEGKEIYSTGMTHEVDRCKYAVQETLKSKKVALISNGDANVYGMAGLVLEIIDANNLWDKLEVVIEPGITSILTAAAKAGAPIMHDFAVISLSNLLTPIELIYKRLNNALEADFVLGLYNPLSHSRKEPYAKFLEVLKQHRKEDTPVVIAQNLGRDNETIYIKTVKDLLEFKDDMKMINMSTILIIGSSATKLVNSGKNVITKRGYQQNYDYQLQ; this is translated from the coding sequence ATGAGTAAGGGTGAAATTTATATAGTCTCAACAGGTACTGGCAATATACAGCAACTAACAGGTAATGCCGTTGAATGCTTGAATAAAGCTGACCTGATAGTTGGTTACAGTAAGTATATTAAGGATATAGAGTCTTTAATAGAAGGAAAAGAAATATATTCAACCGGGATGACTCATGAGGTCGATCGTTGTAAATATGCTGTTCAAGAAACATTAAAATCTAAAAAAGTAGCTTTGATTTCAAACGGGGATGCCAATGTTTATGGCATGGCAGGATTAGTGCTTGAAATTATCGATGCAAACAATCTTTGGGATAAGCTTGAAGTAGTGATAGAGCCAGGAATTACTTCTATACTTACAGCAGCAGCTAAAGCAGGCGCTCCTATTATGCATGATTTTGCAGTTATATCGTTATCAAATCTTCTTACTCCTATAGAATTAATTTATAAAAGATTAAATAATGCATTAGAAGCTGATTTCGTGCTTGGTTTATATAATCCTCTTTCTCATTCAAGAAAAGAGCCTTATGCTAAATTCCTTGAAGTGCTAAAACAACACCGTAAAGAAGATACCCCGGTTGTAATAGCCCAGAATCTAGGCAGAGATAATGAGACTATTTATATTAAGACAGTAAAAGATTTGCTGGAATTTAAAGATGATATGAAAATGATTAATATGTCCACCATATTAATCATTGGTAGCTCTGCAACAAAGCTGGTAAACTCCGGCAAAAATGTTATAACTAAAAGAGGCTATCAACAAAACTACGATTATCAACTGCAATAA
- a CDS encoding precorrin-6Y C5,15-methyltransferase (decarboxylating) subunit CbiT, whose protein sequence is MLTIAGSGINLYSLAEVIEKVQCSEFDCLITDINFDTPENKELLPANLEVNFLPFKEIRLFIKEKYLQNKKILYVVTGSPIFYSATKEILRYLENEIPEFDSNRVNVLPAESSKDYILRKLNIPESEVTALSLHGRDFLDLTKFLTTKYAFLLCDEHSLQKIADDTRFIQDDLIFYIGSKLGSDDERITKFDLYKATKEMSLEEIKQALVPYVLLIERKYDISQTFSNNEDFETNAGMLTKTDKRAITLQSLELQPNLLMWDIGAGSGSVSIDAYKIFKIRSLLFEKNEEQCAFIKRNLTNHKVAGTQLFEGNVLENYKKAPKPDRIFIGGGGEKVLNQVENLYLELKDNGLMVINVVVLENLSELLLTLRKADIDYEVRSIDISNYKKISQDIKLSIAESERTLFQVIVKK, encoded by the coding sequence ATGCTAACAATAGCTGGTTCTGGAATTAACTTATATTCATTAGCTGAAGTAATAGAAAAAGTTCAGTGCTCAGAGTTTGATTGTCTTATAACAGATATTAATTTTGATACTCCAGAAAACAAGGAGTTATTACCCGCAAATTTAGAGGTGAATTTTTTACCTTTTAAGGAGATAAGGCTTTTTATCAAAGAAAAATACTTACAAAACAAGAAAATTCTTTATGTTGTGACAGGAAGCCCTATATTTTATTCGGCAACTAAAGAGATTTTACGATATTTAGAAAACGAAATTCCAGAATTTGACTCTAATAGAGTTAACGTATTACCAGCCGAGTCTTCTAAAGATTACATCCTTAGAAAGCTAAATATACCGGAGAGTGAAGTAACTGCGCTTTCTCTTCATGGCAGAGATTTTCTTGATTTAACAAAATTCCTGACAACAAAATATGCATTTCTACTTTGTGATGAGCATTCATTACAGAAAATTGCAGATGATACAAGATTTATACAAGATGATCTTATTTTCTATATTGGATCAAAATTGGGCTCTGACGATGAAAGAATAACCAAATTTGACCTGTATAAAGCAACAAAAGAAATGTCTCTGGAGGAAATCAAGCAAGCCTTAGTTCCATATGTTCTTTTAATAGAGAGAAAGTATGATATTTCTCAAACTTTCTCAAATAATGAAGACTTTGAGACTAACGCTGGTATGCTTACTAAAACCGATAAAAGAGCAATCACTCTCCAATCTTTAGAACTACAGCCAAATCTTTTAATGTGGGATATAGGAGCAGGGTCGGGGTCGGTTTCTATTGATGCTTATAAGATTTTCAAAATCAGATCACTGCTTTTTGAGAAGAATGAAGAGCAATGCGCCTTTATCAAGAGAAATCTTACTAATCATAAGGTAGCTGGTACACAATTATTCGAAGGCAATGTGCTGGAAAACTATAAAAAAGCTCCAAAACCTGATCGTATATTCATTGGTGGTGGTGGGGAAAAGGTTCTCAATCAAGTAGAAAATCTATATCTTGAATTAAAAGACAATGGATTAATGGTCATAAACGTTGTTGTGCTTGAGAATTTATCAGAGTTGCTTTTGACTTTAAGAAAAGCTGATATTGATTATGAAGTCAGAAGCATTGATATATCAAATTATAAAAAGATTTCTCAGGATATAAAACTGAGTATTGCAGAATCTGAAAGAACGCTGTTTCAAGTAATAGTAAAAAAATGA
- a CDS encoding precorrin-4 C11-methyltransferase: MNKVIFIGAGPGDPKLITVKAREILESAKVILYTGSLVPREVLSWAPEGCLVESSEDMSYQEIFDFIEKHIKTSDVVRVHTGDPSIYSTTAKQIKFLDEKNISYEVIPGVTAAFGAAASLGIEYTIPGVSQTLIISRVEGKTPNPENLESILSCKNSSKVFYLSVALLDELYNTAKKLGYSDDTPCWIVEKATWPEQAVIKGVLSNIHEKVKEAGIKRTALILFGDYLYQEEKEESHLYNVPSGKY; this comes from the coding sequence ATGAATAAAGTAATATTTATAGGTGCAGGACCTGGAGATCCTAAGTTAATAACGGTAAAAGCCAGAGAAATACTTGAATCAGCAAAAGTTATACTATATACTGGCTCACTAGTCCCAAGAGAAGTTCTAAGCTGGGCCCCTGAAGGCTGCTTGGTAGAGAGTTCTGAAGATATGTCTTATCAAGAAATCTTTGATTTTATCGAAAAGCATATCAAAACAAGTGATGTGGTAAGGGTTCATACAGGTGATCCTTCCATATATTCGACTACTGCAAAGCAAATAAAGTTTTTAGATGAGAAAAATATTTCTTATGAAGTAATTCCTGGAGTAACTGCGGCATTTGGTGCAGCAGCATCTTTAGGGATAGAATATACCATTCCTGGAGTTAGTCAGACATTAATCATCTCAAGGGTAGAAGGAAAAACGCCAAATCCTGAGAATCTTGAAAGTATCTTATCCTGCAAAAATTCATCCAAAGTTTTCTACTTATCAGTAGCATTATTGGATGAATTATATAATACAGCTAAAAAACTAGGTTATAGCGATGATACACCTTGCTGGATAGTGGAGAAAGCTACATGGCCAGAGCAAGCAGTGATTAAAGGTGTTTTGAGCAATATACATGAAAAAGTAAAAGAAGCTGGAATCAAAAGAACCGCATTAATTCTCTTTGGAGATTATTTGTATCAAGAAGAAAAAGAAGAATCACATCTTTATAACGTGCCATCAGGAAAGTATTAA